One region of Limnospira fusiformis SAG 85.79 genomic DNA includes:
- a CDS encoding HAD family hydrolase, translating into MPSIRVNNITFDRIEAIIFDKDGTLEDSQEFLRKLGQVRSRLVDAQIPGIGEPLLMAFGIENDTLDPTGLMATGTRQENEIATAAYIAETGRGWIESKNIAQKAFIEADNSFKNHPPSPLFVGGLDVLKSLYDGGIKLGILSAATTEQVQAFVTRHKLDPYIQLQKGASENLAKPNPALFVQSCQELGVEPGKTLMVGDSAGDMQMAKQAGAAGAIGICWQPSSHDLQMADVVISALDAIAIITGGASNQPLSPSNS; encoded by the coding sequence TTGCCCAGTATTCGAGTTAATAACATTACATTCGATCGCATAGAAGCTATCATTTTCGATAAAGATGGCACTCTCGAAGACTCCCAGGAATTCTTGCGAAAATTGGGACAGGTGCGATCGCGTTTAGTTGATGCCCAAATTCCCGGCATTGGCGAACCCCTACTGATGGCTTTTGGTATAGAAAACGATACCCTAGACCCTACAGGTTTAATGGCAACAGGAACACGCCAAGAAAATGAAATTGCCACCGCCGCCTATATCGCGGAAACCGGACGGGGATGGATAGAGTCGAAAAACATTGCTCAGAAAGCCTTTATAGAAGCCGACAACAGCTTTAAAAACCATCCGCCATCACCCCTATTCGTAGGCGGCTTAGATGTGCTGAAATCGCTATATGACGGGGGTATTAAACTAGGGATTTTGTCGGCAGCTACGACGGAACAGGTGCAAGCATTTGTCACCCGCCATAAGTTAGATCCATATATACAACTACAGAAGGGGGCTAGTGAAAATTTAGCGAAACCTAACCCAGCCCTATTTGTTCAGAGTTGCCAGGAACTAGGGGTAGAACCAGGGAAAACCTTAATGGTGGGAGACTCTGCTGGGGATATGCAAATGGCGAAACAAGCCGGAGCGGCTGGGGCGATCGGTATTTGCTGGCAACCATCAAGCCATGATTTACAAATGGCTGATGTGGTAATCTCGGCACTTGATGCGATCGCAATTATTACCGGGGGAGCCTCCAATCAGCCTCTATCTCCATCAAATTCGTGA
- a CDS encoding 30S ribosomal protein S1, producing MINQTLTSRDVGFTHEDFAALLDKYDYHFSPGDVVPGTVFSLEPRGALIDIGAKTAAYIPLQEMSINRVESPEEVLQSNETREFFILTDENEDGQLTLSIRRIEYMRAWERVRQLQAEDATVRSQVFATNRGGALVRIEGLRGFIPGSHISTRKPKEELVAEELPLKFLEVDEDRNRLVLSHRRALVERKMNRLEVGEVVIGTVRGIKPYGAFIDIGGVSGLLHISEISHDHIDTPHSVFNVNDEVKVMIIDLDADRGRISLSTKQLEPEPGAMVKNPEMVYEKAEEMAAKFREKMQAEQQGIPVVETAAETAETAEVAESTADIPPATDVETEAQLADQTEEQPISESEAITEPVAETEAVEDSEEEIPIATES from the coding sequence ATGATCAATCAGACACTAACAAGTAGAGATGTGGGCTTTACCCACGAAGATTTTGCCGCCCTGTTGGATAAGTATGATTATCACTTCAGCCCCGGAGATGTGGTGCCGGGCACAGTTTTCAGTTTAGAACCCCGGGGCGCTCTGATTGATATTGGTGCTAAGACAGCAGCATACATTCCGCTACAGGAAATGTCGATCAACCGGGTGGAGAGCCCGGAAGAAGTATTGCAGTCCAATGAAACCAGGGAATTTTTTATTCTCACGGATGAAAACGAGGATGGACAACTTACATTGTCAATCCGTCGCATAGAATACATGAGGGCTTGGGAGCGAGTTCGCCAACTGCAAGCAGAAGATGCTACAGTTCGTTCTCAGGTTTTTGCCACTAACCGAGGTGGGGCTTTAGTCCGCATTGAGGGATTGCGTGGTTTTATTCCTGGTTCCCATATCAGCACCCGGAAACCTAAAGAAGAATTGGTAGCGGAAGAACTACCACTGAAATTTTTAGAAGTTGATGAAGACCGCAACCGTTTGGTTCTCAGCCACCGTCGCGCCTTAGTTGAGCGTAAGATGAACCGCCTAGAAGTAGGTGAAGTGGTCATCGGTACGGTGCGAGGAATTAAACCTTACGGTGCATTCATTGATATCGGTGGTGTCAGCGGTTTGCTGCACATCTCAGAAATATCTCATGATCATATTGATACCCCCCACAGCGTCTTCAATGTTAATGATGAAGTGAAAGTCATGATTATTGATCTTGATGCTGATCGGGGTCGGATTTCACTGTCTACTAAGCAGTTAGAACCGGAACCGGGGGCGATGGTGAAAAATCCTGAGATGGTTTATGAGAAAGCTGAGGAAATGGCTGCTAAGTTCCGGGAAAAAATGCAGGCTGAACAGCAAGGTATCCCGGTAGTTGAAACGGCAGCAGAGACAGCAGAGACAGCGGAGGTAGCAGAATCTACGGCTGATATCCCACCGGCTACTGATGTGGAAACGGAAGCGCAATTGGCTGATCAGACTGAGGAGCAACCGATTTCAGAATCAGAGGCGATCACAGAACCGGTAGCCGAAACAGAGGCTGTAGAAGATTCAGAAGAAGAGATTCCCATAGCAACGGAATCCTAA